Proteins found in one Mytilus edulis chromosome 2, xbMytEdul2.2, whole genome shotgun sequence genomic segment:
- the LOC139511936 gene encoding fibrinogen-like protein A encodes MAVVLSKIHVHYIGFTLLIHLIGTICQECRLRSLRVYPDHINARLHGYTFITFENVGANACFDKCIRRRRCLSFNYNEKQRHCEINEKNGETDLVEGIGYVHVDIQQYRNFSRHDPCSNIGICQVGESCQTTREGETFCVKDINQIQPVTGCSGLHPDLPSGTYEIRPNHFHVIKVYCDQSTSGGGWTVFQRRKDGSTDFYRGWTDYENGFGDLENEFWLGNKNIHAITSQRQYQLRFDLEDFEEETRYAVYSTFNIGNASSEYQLTIQGYTGDAGNAMTDYERSLNGRKFSTKDRDNDLYSDNCAVTRHGAWWFRHCTRSHMNGLYRTDGTADPTTIHWYTWHNGRPLKRTEMKVKPVL; translated from the exons ATGGCAGTAGTTTTatctaaaatacatgtacattatattgGATTTACGTTACTTATACATTTGATAGGAACAATTTGTCAGGAATGTCGTCTTAGAAGCTTAAGAGTTTACCCTGATCATATCAATGCTCGTTTACACGGATATACATTTATTACGTTTGAAAACGTTGGAGCAAATGCATGTTTTGATAAATGCATTCGTCGGAGGAGATGTCTTTCTTTCAATTACAACGAAAAACAGCGCCACTGTGAGATAAACGAGAAAAACGGCGAAACAGACTTAGTTGAAGGAATTGGTTATGTGCATGTAGATATACAACAGTACAGAAAT TTTTCCAGACATGACCCTTGCTCAAACATAGGAATTTGTCAAGTCGGTGAAAGCTGCCAAACCACGAGGGAGGGCGAAACATTCTGTGTTAAAGACATCA atCAAATACAGCCAGTAACTGGCTGTAGTGGATTACACCCAGATCTTCCAAGTGGTACCTATGAAATACGACCGAACCATTTTCATGTCATAAAAGTATATTGTGATCAAAGCACTTCCGGTGGTGGGTGGACG GTGTTTCAAAGAAGAAAAGATGGATCTACTGATTTTTATCGTGGCTGGACTGATTACGAAAATGGTTTTGGTGATCTTGAGAATGAATTCTGGTTAG GAAACAAGAATATTCATGCTATAACTTCCCAAAGGCAATATCAGTTACGATTTGACCTTGAAGATTTCGAAGAAGAAACCAGATACGCTGTTTACAGTACATTCAACATTGGGAACGCCTCATCTGAATATCAATTGACAATTCAGGGCTACACAGGAGATGCTG gcaATGCCATGACGGATTATGAAAGGAGTTTGAACGGAAGAAAGTTTTCAACGAAAGACAGGGACAACGATTTATATTCCGATAACTGTGCAGTAACACGCCATGGTGCTTGGTGGTTTAGACATTGTACCCGTTCTCATATGAATGGTCTGTATAGAACGGACGGAACAGCAGATCCAACTACAATTCACTGGTATACTTGGCATAATGGCAGACCATTAAAAAGAACAGAAATGAAAGTGAAGCCCGTCTTGTAA